From the genome of Neodiprion pinetum isolate iyNeoPine1 chromosome 3, iyNeoPine1.2, whole genome shotgun sequence, one region includes:
- the LOC124215324 gene encoding PHD finger protein 12 isoform X2, which produces MIEIAFVWCCLFETLFNPISSRLNNPWTYFDGKMSTVEYDLGTAGGLMPQIQALIAPPVSEESKTTKTKKDKDEKTHPYFKRPGRGHNRDSCDACRDGGELICCDKCPASFHLQCHDPPLDARDIPNGEWMCHACRCADVTKKDSSAGKRKRRKSALETLALAASLLNPREFELPRELQIPITFPGTDKINPSAGKKGRQQNSCTNNGKFQCLDNGLMVPLPARLCFECGKSCRKAPLIVCDYCPLYFHQDCLDPPLTAFPKGRWMCPNHPNHFIDQNLLPSCGATERLKLWDKYASKRLDQQSVKLEFLRKARATNPPFRVKVKLNGKTRVQVPTAVKYHYANPPEIEPSNLYRMNDVIQPTMHPTETYRSEKSHNEPVNNGDVMSDVESNLESKQEKSRVNQRSTDDTDIIDSSIRYSKNISQHSVKEGVQLLERPVLEALAQQRLEQILNPMGDDYMSVHCQSRARAVVFPLSRKPGTPTFMTSRTLSIGNGADCDLLLSKYGNCQCTSSKHAVIFYDETTNRYELLNYSEHGTTVDNILYSCDYANPERTESEGEEKARSILSKDQETVNAIKNIANKNKALLPEREETKVLCTCRQLNHVNNNHNSSYLEEGWEGSALVAHGSILRFGCLVFLFSTVDHVLITH; this is translated from the exons ATGATCGAAATAGCGTTTGTTTGGTGTTGTTTATTTGAAACTCTATTCAACCCTATTTCGAGTCGTTTAAACAATCCTTGGACTTATTTCGACGGTAAAATGAGTACCGTCGAATACGACTTGGGCACAGCCGGCGGGCTCATGCCA CAAATCCAAGCTCTGATAGCACCCCCCGTATCAGAGGAatcaaaaacaacaaaaacgaagaaagataaagatgaaaaaactCATCCATACTTCAAGCGACCCGGCCGAGGTCACAACCGAGACTCTTGTGACGCTTGTCGCGATGGAGGAGAGCTCATATGCTGTGACAAATGTCCAGCTTCGTTCCATCTCCAATGTCA CGATCCTCCATTGGACGCAAGGGATATCCCAAACGGAGAATGGATGTGTCATGCCTGCCGTTGTGCGGATGTTACTAAGAAAGATAGTAGTGCTGGTAAAAGGAAACGGCGAAAATCAGCCTTGGAAACCCTAGCATTGGCTGCTTCCCTCCTGAATCCAAGAGAATTTGAACTTCCACGAGAATTGCAAATCCCAATCACATTCCCTGGAACAGACAAAATAAATCCTTCAGCTGGTAAAAAAGGAAGGCAGCAAAACTCTTGTACAAACAATGGCAAGTTTCAG TGCTTGGATAATGGGTTGATGGTGCCCCTGCCAGCTCGTTTATGCTTTGAATGCGGGAAAAGTTGTCGGAAAGCGCCATTGATAGTTTGCGATTACTGCCCACTATATTTTCACCAGGATTGCCTGGATCCTCCTCTTACAGCATTTCCAAAAGGACGTTGGATGTGTCCCAATCATCCGAACCATTTTATAGACCAAAATTTACTGCCGTCATGTGGTGCTACAGAGCGCCTTAAATTGTGGGATAAGTATGCATCTAAGCGGCTGGATCAACAATCTGTAAAATTGGAATTTCTTCGAAAAGCCCGAGCAACTAATCCACCCTTCAGGGTTAAAGTCAAACTCAATGGAAAAACCAGGGTTCAAGTGCCAACTGCGGTAAAATATCACTATGCGAATCCACCAGAAATTGAACCAAGTAATTTGTATAGAATGAATGATGTAATTCAGCCAACAATGCATCCGACGGAAACGTACAGATCAGAAAAATCACATAATGAACCAGTTAATAATGGTGATGTTATGTCGGACGTAGAAAGCAATCTAGAAAGTAAGCAGGAAAAAAGCAGAGTTAATCAAAGAAGTACAGATGATACAGATATAATAGATAGTTCAATTaggtattcgaaaaatataagCCAACACTCTGTCAAAGAGGGAGTACAGCTACTGGAGAGACCAGTCTTAGAAGCTTTAGCTCAACAGAGATTAGAACAGATATTGAATCCGATGGGAGACGATTATATGTCTGTTCATTGCCAATCTAGAGCAAGAGCTGTGGTGTTTCCACTGAGTCGAAAGCCAGGAACCCCGACATTCATGACAAGTAGAACACTCAGCATTGGAAATGGAGCTGACtgtgatttattattatccaaGTATGGAAACTGCCAATGCACGTCATCTAAACATGCTGTCATTTTTTACGATGAG actaCTAATCGTTACGAATTGCTAAACTACAGTGAGCATGGGACTACAGtagataatattttatactctTGTGATTACGCAAATCCGGAAAGAACAGAAAGTGAAGGGGAAGAAAAAGCAAGAAGCATATTAAGTAAAGATCAAGAAACTGtaaatgcaataaaaaatattgccaaTAAAAACAAAGCATTATTGCCAGAACGTGAAGAGACAAAAGTTTTGTGCACATGCAGGCAATTGAATCACGTAAATAACAATCACAACAGCAGCTATTTGGAGGAAGGATGGGAAGGCAGTGCATTGGTAGCTCATGGCTCAATCTTGAGGTTTGGTTgccttgtatttttatttagtaCTGTTGATCACGTTTTGATTACGCATTGA
- the LOC124215324 gene encoding PHD finger protein 12 isoform X1 codes for MIEIAFVWCCLFETLFNPISSRLNNPWTYFDGKMSTVEYDLGTAGGLMPQIQALIAPPVSEESKTTKTKKDKDEKTHPYFKRPGRGHNRDSCDACRDGGELICCDKCPASFHLQCHDPPLDARDIPNGEWMCHACRCADVTKKDSSAGKRKRRKSALETLALAASLLNPREFELPRELQIPITFPGTDKINPSAGKKGRQQNSCTNNGKSHCLDNGLMVPLPARLCFECGKSCRKAPLIVCDYCPLYFHQDCLDPPLTAFPKGRWMCPNHPNHFIDQNLLPSCGATERLKLWDKYASKRLDQQSVKLEFLRKARATNPPFRVKVKLNGKTRVQVPTAVKYHYANPPEIEPSNLYRMNDVIQPTMHPTETYRSEKSHNEPVNNGDVMSDVESNLESKQEKSRVNQRSTDDTDIIDSSIRYSKNISQHSVKEGVQLLERPVLEALAQQRLEQILNPMGDDYMSVHCQSRARAVVFPLSRKPGTPTFMTSRTLSIGNGADCDLLLSKYGNCQCTSSKHAVIFYDETTNRYELLNYSEHGTTVDNILYSCDYANPERTESEGEEKARSILSKDQETVNAIKNIANKNKALLPEREETKVLCTCRQLNHVNNNHNSSYLEEGWEGSALVAHGSILRFGCLVFLFSTVDHVLITH; via the exons ATGATCGAAATAGCGTTTGTTTGGTGTTGTTTATTTGAAACTCTATTCAACCCTATTTCGAGTCGTTTAAACAATCCTTGGACTTATTTCGACGGTAAAATGAGTACCGTCGAATACGACTTGGGCACAGCCGGCGGGCTCATGCCA CAAATCCAAGCTCTGATAGCACCCCCCGTATCAGAGGAatcaaaaacaacaaaaacgaagaaagataaagatgaaaaaactCATCCATACTTCAAGCGACCCGGCCGAGGTCACAACCGAGACTCTTGTGACGCTTGTCGCGATGGAGGAGAGCTCATATGCTGTGACAAATGTCCAGCTTCGTTCCATCTCCAATGTCA CGATCCTCCATTGGACGCAAGGGATATCCCAAACGGAGAATGGATGTGTCATGCCTGCCGTTGTGCGGATGTTACTAAGAAAGATAGTAGTGCTGGTAAAAGGAAACGGCGAAAATCAGCCTTGGAAACCCTAGCATTGGCTGCTTCCCTCCTGAATCCAAGAGAATTTGAACTTCCACGAGAATTGCAAATCCCAATCACATTCCCTGGAACAGACAAAATAAATCCTTCAGCTGGTAAAAAAGGAAGGCAGCAAAACTCTTGTACAAACAATG GGAAAAGTCACTGCTTGGATAATGGGTTGATGGTGCCCCTGCCAGCTCGTTTATGCTTTGAATGCGGGAAAAGTTGTCGGAAAGCGCCATTGATAGTTTGCGATTACTGCCCACTATATTTTCACCAGGATTGCCTGGATCCTCCTCTTACAGCATTTCCAAAAGGACGTTGGATGTGTCCCAATCATCCGAACCATTTTATAGACCAAAATTTACTGCCGTCATGTGGTGCTACAGAGCGCCTTAAATTGTGGGATAAGTATGCATCTAAGCGGCTGGATCAACAATCTGTAAAATTGGAATTTCTTCGAAAAGCCCGAGCAACTAATCCACCCTTCAGGGTTAAAGTCAAACTCAATGGAAAAACCAGGGTTCAAGTGCCAACTGCGGTAAAATATCACTATGCGAATCCACCAGAAATTGAACCAAGTAATTTGTATAGAATGAATGATGTAATTCAGCCAACAATGCATCCGACGGAAACGTACAGATCAGAAAAATCACATAATGAACCAGTTAATAATGGTGATGTTATGTCGGACGTAGAAAGCAATCTAGAAAGTAAGCAGGAAAAAAGCAGAGTTAATCAAAGAAGTACAGATGATACAGATATAATAGATAGTTCAATTaggtattcgaaaaatataagCCAACACTCTGTCAAAGAGGGAGTACAGCTACTGGAGAGACCAGTCTTAGAAGCTTTAGCTCAACAGAGATTAGAACAGATATTGAATCCGATGGGAGACGATTATATGTCTGTTCATTGCCAATCTAGAGCAAGAGCTGTGGTGTTTCCACTGAGTCGAAAGCCAGGAACCCCGACATTCATGACAAGTAGAACACTCAGCATTGGAAATGGAGCTGACtgtgatttattattatccaaGTATGGAAACTGCCAATGCACGTCATCTAAACATGCTGTCATTTTTTACGATGAG actaCTAATCGTTACGAATTGCTAAACTACAGTGAGCATGGGACTACAGtagataatattttatactctTGTGATTACGCAAATCCGGAAAGAACAGAAAGTGAAGGGGAAGAAAAAGCAAGAAGCATATTAAGTAAAGATCAAGAAACTGtaaatgcaataaaaaatattgccaaTAAAAACAAAGCATTATTGCCAGAACGTGAAGAGACAAAAGTTTTGTGCACATGCAGGCAATTGAATCACGTAAATAACAATCACAACAGCAGCTATTTGGAGGAAGGATGGGAAGGCAGTGCATTGGTAGCTCATGGCTCAATCTTGAGGTTTGGTTgccttgtatttttatttagtaCTGTTGATCACGTTTTGATTACGCATTGA
- the LOC124215324 gene encoding PHD finger protein 12 isoform X3: protein MIEIAFVWCCLFETLFNPISSRLNNPWTYFDGKMSTVEYDLGTAGGLMPQIQALIAPPVSEESKTTKTKKDKDEKTHPYFKRPGRGHNRDSCDACRDGGELICCDKCPASFHLQCHDPPLDARDIPNGEWMCHACRCADVTKKDSSAGKRKRRKSALETLALAASLLNPREFELPRELQIPITFPGTDKINPSAGKKGRQQNSCTNNGKSHCLDNGLMVPLPARLCFECGKSCRKAPLIVCDYCPLYFHQDCLDPPLTAFPKGRWMCPNHPNHFIDQNLLPSCGATERLKLWDKYASKRLDQQSVKLEFLRKARATNPPFRVKVKLNGKTRVQVPTAVKYHYANPPEIEPSNLYRMNDVIQPTMHPTETYRSEKSHNEPVNNGDVMSDVESNLESKQEKSRVNQRSTDDTDIIDSSIRYSKNISQHSVKEGVQLLERPVLEALAQQRLEQILNPMGDDYMSVHCQSRARAVVFPLSRKPGTPTFMTSRTLSIGNGADCDLLLSKYGNCQCTSSKHAVIFYDETTNRYELLNYSEHGTTVDNILYSCDYANPERTESEGEEKARSILSKDQETVNAIKNIANKNKALLPEREETKVLCTCRQLNHVNNNHNSSYLEEGWEGSALVAHGSILRQL from the exons ATGATCGAAATAGCGTTTGTTTGGTGTTGTTTATTTGAAACTCTATTCAACCCTATTTCGAGTCGTTTAAACAATCCTTGGACTTATTTCGACGGTAAAATGAGTACCGTCGAATACGACTTGGGCACAGCCGGCGGGCTCATGCCA CAAATCCAAGCTCTGATAGCACCCCCCGTATCAGAGGAatcaaaaacaacaaaaacgaagaaagataaagatgaaaaaactCATCCATACTTCAAGCGACCCGGCCGAGGTCACAACCGAGACTCTTGTGACGCTTGTCGCGATGGAGGAGAGCTCATATGCTGTGACAAATGTCCAGCTTCGTTCCATCTCCAATGTCA CGATCCTCCATTGGACGCAAGGGATATCCCAAACGGAGAATGGATGTGTCATGCCTGCCGTTGTGCGGATGTTACTAAGAAAGATAGTAGTGCTGGTAAAAGGAAACGGCGAAAATCAGCCTTGGAAACCCTAGCATTGGCTGCTTCCCTCCTGAATCCAAGAGAATTTGAACTTCCACGAGAATTGCAAATCCCAATCACATTCCCTGGAACAGACAAAATAAATCCTTCAGCTGGTAAAAAAGGAAGGCAGCAAAACTCTTGTACAAACAATG GGAAAAGTCACTGCTTGGATAATGGGTTGATGGTGCCCCTGCCAGCTCGTTTATGCTTTGAATGCGGGAAAAGTTGTCGGAAAGCGCCATTGATAGTTTGCGATTACTGCCCACTATATTTTCACCAGGATTGCCTGGATCCTCCTCTTACAGCATTTCCAAAAGGACGTTGGATGTGTCCCAATCATCCGAACCATTTTATAGACCAAAATTTACTGCCGTCATGTGGTGCTACAGAGCGCCTTAAATTGTGGGATAAGTATGCATCTAAGCGGCTGGATCAACAATCTGTAAAATTGGAATTTCTTCGAAAAGCCCGAGCAACTAATCCACCCTTCAGGGTTAAAGTCAAACTCAATGGAAAAACCAGGGTTCAAGTGCCAACTGCGGTAAAATATCACTATGCGAATCCACCAGAAATTGAACCAAGTAATTTGTATAGAATGAATGATGTAATTCAGCCAACAATGCATCCGACGGAAACGTACAGATCAGAAAAATCACATAATGAACCAGTTAATAATGGTGATGTTATGTCGGACGTAGAAAGCAATCTAGAAAGTAAGCAGGAAAAAAGCAGAGTTAATCAAAGAAGTACAGATGATACAGATATAATAGATAGTTCAATTaggtattcgaaaaatataagCCAACACTCTGTCAAAGAGGGAGTACAGCTACTGGAGAGACCAGTCTTAGAAGCTTTAGCTCAACAGAGATTAGAACAGATATTGAATCCGATGGGAGACGATTATATGTCTGTTCATTGCCAATCTAGAGCAAGAGCTGTGGTGTTTCCACTGAGTCGAAAGCCAGGAACCCCGACATTCATGACAAGTAGAACACTCAGCATTGGAAATGGAGCTGACtgtgatttattattatccaaGTATGGAAACTGCCAATGCACGTCATCTAAACATGCTGTCATTTTTTACGATGAG actaCTAATCGTTACGAATTGCTAAACTACAGTGAGCATGGGACTACAGtagataatattttatactctTGTGATTACGCAAATCCGGAAAGAACAGAAAGTGAAGGGGAAGAAAAAGCAAGAAGCATATTAAGTAAAGATCAAGAAACTGtaaatgcaataaaaaatattgccaaTAAAAACAAAGCATTATTGCCAGAACGTGAAGAGACAAAAGTTTTGTGCACATGCAGGCAATTGAATCACGTAAATAACAATCACAACAGCAGCTATTTGGAGGAAGGATGGGAAGGCAGTGCATTGGTAGCTCATGGCTCAATCTTGAG aCAGTTATGA
- the Rab35 gene encoding ras-related protein Rab-35 → MAREYDHLFKLLIIGDSGVGKSSLLLRFADNTFSGSYITTIGVDFKIRTVEVDGERVKLQIWDTAGQERFRTITSTYYRGTHGVIVVYDVTSGDSFANVKRWLHEIEHNCDVVNRVLVGNKNDAPHRKVVLTEDAQRFATQMGIQLFETSAKDNINVEEMFMAITRQVLRTKKERKERQAIQTKETVNLSKSTKQHRRKCC, encoded by the exons ATGGCCCGCGAATATGATCATTTGTTCAAGCTGCTGATCATCGGAGATAGTG GTGTAGGAAAGAGTTCCCTGCTGTTGCGGTTCGCGGACAACACCTTTTCCGGCAGTTATATTACGACAATAGGAGTGGATTTTAAAATTCGGACGGTAGAAGTTGACGGGGAAAGAGTGAAGCTACAAATATGGGACACTGCAGGTCAAGAACGATTTCGAACGATAACATCTACTTATTACAGAGGAACACACGGAGTAATAGTAGTATACGATGTAACAAGCGGGGATTCTTTTGCGAATGTAAAAAGATGGCTTCATGAGATCGAACATAATTGTGATGTGGTCAACAGGGTATTAGTAGGCAACAAAAACGATGCCCCACACCGCAAAGTTGTCCTTACAGAAGATGCTCAGAGATTTGCTACTCAAATGggaattcaattatttgaaacgtCTGCAAAAGACAATATCAATGTTGAAGAG ATGTTTATGGCTATTACACGCCAAGTGTTAAGAACCAAAAAGGAACGGAAGGAACGTCAAGCTATACAAACCAAGGAGACCGTAAACTTGAGCAAAAGTACTAAGCAACATAGACGCAAATGTTGTTAG
- the LOC124215327 gene encoding sn-1-specific diacylglycerol lipase ABHD11: MIFVTWRNACMKYPTECRLKTLALLRRRQSFLNRQLYNTPARSAPVKLAYAAYESTSGNPSTITEAPAPIIIIHGLFGSKNNWNSLSKVIHQRTSRKVIAVDARNHGDSPHSSDSTYAAMVDDIVLLVKDLGIKKAVMVGHSMGGRVMMYLALTHPELVEKLVSIDVSPTNHSPSLLSMVSLFDAMKNVKLDENVSLFKARKMTDQQLSDSINSAAIRQFLLTNLVEAKDGKYKWRLNLPVLEKHFNSDISRFPATDKTFNGPTLFIGGDKSDYITVEDHVRIKRLFPEAKIQYIPGAGHWVHSEKPKEFLDIITSFINEAQ, encoded by the exons atgatttttgtcaCCTGGCGGAATGCTTGCATGAAATATCCAACAGAATGTAGGTTAAAGACGCTCGCTCTTCTTCGACGAAGACAATCGTTTCTGAATCGCCAATTATACAACACACCGGCACG CTCTGCTCCCGTAAAGTTGGCCTATGCGGCCTACGAATCAACAAGTGGAAACCCTTCGACAATAACAGAGGCGCCAGCtcctataattattattcatggtCTCTTTGGGTCTAAGAATAATTGGAACTCATTGTCAAAAGTAATACACCAAAGAACTAGTCGCAAG GTCATAGCTGTGGATGCCAGAAATCATGGCGATTCGCCACATTCTTCGGATTCTACATACGCTGCCATGGTAGACGATATAGTTCTTTTGGTAAAAGATCTTGGAATCAAGAAAGCAGTAATGGTTGGCCATAGCATGGGTGGTAGAGTTATGATGTATTTGGCTTTAACTCATCCGgaactagtggaaaaattgGTCTCTATTGATGTCTCACCTACAAACCATAGCCCGAGTCTCCTTTCCATGGTATCACTTTTTGATGctatgaaaaatgtgaaactaGATGAAAATGTGTCATTGTTCAAAGCTCGTAAGATGACTGATCAACAGTTATCTGATTCCATTAATTCTGCAGCAATTCGTCAG TTTTTACTGACAAATCTAGTTGAGGCTAAAGATGGAAAATATAAGTGGCGCCTCAATCTACCGGTACTTGAGAAGCACTTCAACAGTGACATTAGCAGGTTTCCAGCAACAGACAAAACCTTTAACGGCCCCACTCTCTTCATAGGAGGCGATAAGAGTGATTACATTACTGTTGAGGACCATGTGAGAATCAAAAGATTGTTTCCGGAagcaaaaattcaatatataCCTGGGGCAGGTCATTGGGTTCACTCAGAAAAGCCAAAAGAGTTTCTGGACATAATTACTTCGTTTATCAATGAAGCACAGTAA
- the unc-119 gene encoding protein unc-119 homolog isoform X2 has product MSLVSRNKTSGSNVQVTPTVIHENNGNGVFDSKPVTPDMVLHMPTITDKCEGNQDPDPETEEAGGCDPNTGRFVRYQFTPQFLKLKTVGATVEFMVGSRPVNKFRMIERHFFRDKLLKTFDFEFGFCIPNSKNTCEHIYEFPALPPELVSEMIANPFETRSDSFYFVDDRLVMHNKADYAYDGGLGYELF; this is encoded by the exons atgagcCTAGTGAGCAGAAATAAAACAAGTGGGTCCAATGTGCAAGTCACTCCAACTGTTATCcatgaaaataatggaaacGGAGTATTTGACAGCAAGCCTGTAACTCCAGATATGGTTCTACATATGCCCACCATCACAGACA AATGCGAAGGGAATCAAGATCCGGATCCAGAAACGGAGGAGGCAGGAGGATGTGATCCAAATACAGGACGATTCGTGCGGTATCAATTCACTCCACAGTTTTTAAAACTGAAAACAGTTGGGGCTACTGTGGAGTTTATGGTTGGATCACGTCCAGTAAATAAATTCAGGATGATTGAACGTCATTTTTTTCGTGACAAGCTACTGAAGACTTTTGACTTTGAATTCGGCTTCTGTATTCCAAATAGCAAGAATACGTGCGAACATATCTATGAGTTTCCAGCACTTCCTCCAGAGCTGG TATCGGAGATGATTGCTAACCCATTTGAAACTCGATCAGACTCATTCTATTTTGTTGATGATCGACTGGTCATGCACAACAAAGCAGACTACGCTTATGACGGAGGACTTGGTTATGAACTGTTTTAA
- the unc-119 gene encoding protein unc-119 homolog isoform X1 yields MSLVSRNKTSGSNVQVTPTVIHENNGNGVFDSKPVTPDMVLHMPTITDKYLCSPEANVYDIDFTRFQIRDLETGTVLFEIAKPPVTECEGNQDPDPETEEAGGCDPNTGRFVRYQFTPQFLKLKTVGATVEFMVGSRPVNKFRMIERHFFRDKLLKTFDFEFGFCIPNSKNTCEHIYEFPALPPELVSEMIANPFETRSDSFYFVDDRLVMHNKADYAYDGGLGYELF; encoded by the exons atgagcCTAGTGAGCAGAAATAAAACAAGTGGGTCCAATGTGCAAGTCACTCCAACTGTTATCcatgaaaataatggaaacGGAGTATTTGACAGCAAGCCTGTAACTCCAGATATGGTTCTACATATGCCCACCATCACAGACA AGTACTTATGTTCACCAGAAGCAAATGTGTATGATATAGACTTTACTAGGTTTCAAATAAGAGATCTAGAAACAGGAACAGTCCTGTTTGAAATTGCCAAACCTCCTGTGACAG AATGCGAAGGGAATCAAGATCCGGATCCAGAAACGGAGGAGGCAGGAGGATGTGATCCAAATACAGGACGATTCGTGCGGTATCAATTCACTCCACAGTTTTTAAAACTGAAAACAGTTGGGGCTACTGTGGAGTTTATGGTTGGATCACGTCCAGTAAATAAATTCAGGATGATTGAACGTCATTTTTTTCGTGACAAGCTACTGAAGACTTTTGACTTTGAATTCGGCTTCTGTATTCCAAATAGCAAGAATACGTGCGAACATATCTATGAGTTTCCAGCACTTCCTCCAGAGCTGG TATCGGAGATGATTGCTAACCCATTTGAAACTCGATCAGACTCATTCTATTTTGTTGATGATCGACTGGTCATGCACAACAAAGCAGACTACGCTTATGACGGAGGACTTGGTTATGAACTGTTTTAA
- the LOC124215329 gene encoding transmembrane emp24 domain-containing protein 2 has product MNLLLCYGLLLIWSGYANSYSITVDAHAEECFFDKVEYGTKMGLMFETSEGGFLDIDVRIIGPDGKVIHQSERETNGKYTFSAHTAGVYTYCFGNQMSTMTPKVVMFTMDIGEPPKHGGEGGDAEGQEGDASNHAKLEDMIRDLSTSLTGVKHEQEYMQVRDRIHRAINESTNSRVVMWSFFEALVLVCMTLGQVFYLKRFFEVRRVV; this is encoded by the exons ATGAATTTACTTCTGTGTTATGGATTGCTACTTATTTGGAGCGGCTATGCGAACTCATATTCGATAACAGTTGATGCTCACGCTGAAGAGTGCTTCTTCGACAAGGTGGAATATGGCACTAAAATGG GTCTCATGTTCGAGACGTCAGAAGGAGGGTTTCTTGATATAGACGTTAGGATCATTGGACCTGATGGAAAAGTCATTCATCAAAGTGAACGAGAGACTAATGGAAAATACACATTCTCAGCCCATACTGCGGGTGTGTATACTTACTGCTTTGGTAATCAGATGAGTACAATGACACCAAAAGTGGTAATGTTCACCATGGATATTGGTGAACCTCCCAAACATGGAGGAGAGGGCGGTGATGCAGAAGGCCAGGAAGGCGATGCATCTAATCATGCAAAATTGGAAGATATGATCCGAGATCTAAGCACCAGTTTAACTGGCGTGAAACATGAACAAGAATATATGCAG GTCCGAGATCGAATTCATCGCGCTATTAATGAAAGTACCAATTCTCGAGTGGTGATGTGGTCCTTCTTTGAAGCACTAGTACTAGTTTGTATGACCCTGGGTCAAGTCTTCTATCTGAAACGTTTCTTTGAAGTCCGACGTGTTGTTTAA
- the mRpL18 gene encoding large ribosomal subunit protein uL18m, whose protein sequence is MNGITKTLGFVKSSLRASSRTIHGNAELIENCNAVKNRNPRNLELLRIARKPSGYHLDRQVREYWHTLKVTKAPRHVAAEIYHFENGPVITVSTKDWAIKKQLYRLSDTAAYINLGRVLAQRCLESGISMVSCHIEVTKGGKMEAFIKELENGGIELKEPTRYKKPNPWDQHRPEKPWDPTIE, encoded by the exons ATGAACGGAATAACAAAAACACTGGGGTTTGTGAAATCCTCGTTGAGAGCTAGCTCCAGAACAATTCACGGAAATGCAGAGTTGATCGAAAATTGTAACGCTGTGAAAAACCGGAATCCAAGAAACCTAGAACTACTTCGAATTGCTCGGAAACCCAGTGGTTATCACTTGGATAGGCAAGTTCGAGAATACTGGCACAC GTTAAAGGTCACCAAAGCACCACGTCACGTAGCAGctgaaatttatcattttgaaaatggaCCAGTTATTACAGTTTCAACCAAAGATTGGGCAATCAAAAAGCAGCTTTACag gttATCAGATACTGCAGCCTATATAAACCTAGGAAGAGTGCTGGCGCAGCGATGTTTGGAATCCGGTATATCTATGGTTAGTTGTCATATAGAAGTTACTAAGGGCGGAAAAATGGAGGCCTTTATTAAAGAATTAGAGAATGGGggaattgaattgaaagaaCCAACTAGATACAAGAAACCTAATCCTTGGGACCAACATAGACCTGAAAAGCCTTGGGATCCTACCATTGAATAG